Proteins found in one Sporosarcina sp. FSL K6-3457 genomic segment:
- a CDS encoding NUDIX hydrolase — protein sequence MDYIQTMRKMIGKEPLLTVGCGVIITNEGKILLQHRTDADNWCIPGGLMELGETFEETAKRETYEETGLNVEGLQLFGLYSGESGYATYPNGDQMYSVQVIFHSDEYTGELNQGGAESRAHRFFGKDELPKNLNTIQKAFIQDWADEKKLPVMR from the coding sequence ATGGACTACATACAAACAATGAGGAAAATGATCGGCAAGGAACCGCTGTTAACAGTGGGATGCGGTGTCATTATTACGAACGAGGGAAAAATATTGCTGCAGCATCGCACAGATGCAGACAATTGGTGCATTCCAGGTGGATTGATGGAGCTTGGAGAAACGTTTGAAGAGACGGCGAAGAGGGAGACTTATGAAGAAACAGGATTGAATGTGGAAGGACTGCAATTGTTTGGTCTTTATTCGGGGGAGTCCGGTTATGCAACGTACCCGAATGGCGATCAGATGTATAGTGTGCAAGTCATTTTTCATTCTGATGAGTATACGGGTGAACTGAATCAGGGGGGAGCAGAAAGCAGAGCGCACCGTTTCTTTGGTAAAGATGAATTACCTAAAAATTTGAACACTATACAAAAAGCGTTCATCCAAGACTGGGCGGATGAAAAAAAGCTACCAGTCATGAGATAA
- the fumC gene encoding class II fumarate hydratase, with protein MDYRIEHDTFGEIKVPADKLWGAQTQRSKQNFKIGEERMPIGVVHAFAHLKKSAAIASHAHGAISEAKMKAISAAADEVIAGKLDDHFPLVVWQTGSGTQSNMNMNEVLANRGNQLLEEWGEEERLHPNDDVNKSQSSNDTFPTALHVAGVIAVQQQLIPAIGQLKATLGKKSEEFMDIIKIGRTHLQDATPLTLGQEISGWHRMLEKTEKMITDSVESMKELAIGGTAVGTGLNAPAGFGDRVAEEISKAVGIEFTSAQNKFHSLTSYDEVVYVHGAIKALAADLMKIANDVRWLASGPRSGIGEITIPENEPGSSIMPGKVNPTQSEALTMVVAQVMGNDAAIGFAASQGNFELNVFKPVIIYNFLQSVTLLSDAMISFNDNCAVGIEPNREEIARKVQNSLMLVTALNPYIGYENAAKIAKTAHAEGTTLKEAALKTGLLTEEQFDEYVDPSKMIGR; from the coding sequence ATGGATTATCGTATTGAACATGATACATTTGGTGAAATTAAAGTACCAGCGGACAAGTTATGGGGTGCACAGACACAACGTAGTAAGCAAAATTTCAAAATTGGCGAGGAAAGAATGCCGATAGGCGTTGTTCACGCATTTGCACATTTGAAAAAGTCAGCAGCAATCGCGAGCCATGCACATGGCGCTATTTCGGAGGCGAAAATGAAAGCTATTTCCGCTGCTGCGGATGAAGTAATCGCGGGGAAATTGGATGATCATTTCCCGCTTGTCGTTTGGCAAACAGGTAGTGGGACACAATCGAATATGAACATGAACGAAGTGTTAGCTAACCGTGGCAATCAATTGCTGGAGGAGTGGGGCGAGGAAGAACGTCTACATCCGAACGATGATGTTAATAAATCACAAAGCTCGAATGATACATTTCCAACAGCCTTGCATGTCGCAGGTGTTATTGCTGTCCAACAGCAGCTCATCCCGGCAATCGGTCAGTTGAAGGCAACGCTTGGCAAAAAATCGGAAGAATTCATGGATATTATTAAAATCGGTCGTACGCATTTGCAAGACGCTACGCCATTGACACTTGGGCAAGAAATTAGTGGCTGGCACCGCATGTTGGAGAAAACGGAAAAAATGATTACAGATAGTGTTGAATCGATGAAGGAACTCGCAATCGGCGGAACCGCAGTTGGGACAGGTTTGAATGCACCTGCTGGATTTGGCGATCGTGTTGCGGAGGAAATTAGTAAGGCAGTAGGCATTGAGTTCACTTCTGCGCAGAATAAATTCCATTCATTAACGAGCTATGACGAAGTTGTTTATGTTCACGGGGCTATCAAGGCATTGGCGGCAGATCTTATGAAAATCGCCAATGATGTACGTTGGTTGGCAAGCGGACCACGTTCCGGTATTGGCGAAATTACGATTCCGGAAAATGAACCAGGAAGTTCGATCATGCCTGGGAAAGTGAATCCGACACAAAGTGAAGCGCTGACAATGGTCGTCGCACAAGTGATGGGGAATGACGCAGCAATTGGTTTTGCGGCGAGTCAAGGGAACTTTGAACTAAACGTTTTCAAGCCTGTCATCATTTACAATTTCCTGCAATCAGTGACGTTATTGAGTGATGCAATGATTAGCTTTAATGATAACTGTGCAGTAGGTATTGAACCAAATCGTGAGGAAATTGCGCGCAAAGTGCAAAACTCACTAATGCTTGTAACGGCATTGAATCCGTATATTGGTTATGAAAATGCAGCAAAAATCGCCAAAACTGCCCATGCAGAAGGCACAACGTTGAAAGAGGCGGCGCTGAAAACGGGTTTATTGACAGAAGAGCAGTTTGACGAGTATGTCGACCCATCGAAAATGATTGGGAGATAA
- a CDS encoding HIT family protein → MYEKECPYCNLLADPEQQIIFENATCAYIQKPSEQQVLEGSGLIVPKRHAPDVFLLTKEEWRDTQELLLKAKSYLEESYGHDGYSVGWNTGKTGGQSIPHAHLHVIPRFADEPHAGKGIRHWIKQENNRRHS, encoded by the coding sequence ATGTACGAAAAAGAGTGCCCGTATTGTAACTTGCTAGCAGATCCAGAACAACAAATTATTTTTGAAAACGCAACATGTGCTTATATTCAAAAGCCTTCCGAACAACAAGTTTTGGAAGGTAGTGGTTTAATTGTTCCGAAACGGCATGCGCCAGACGTGTTTTTGCTGACGAAAGAAGAGTGGAGAGACACGCAGGAGCTTCTATTGAAAGCGAAATCCTATTTGGAAGAGTCGTATGGACATGATGGTTATTCAGTCGGATGGAACACGGGGAAAACAGGTGGTCAATCAATTCCGCATGCGCATTTACACGTCATTCCACGCTTTGCAGATGAGCCTCATGCCGGGAAAGGCATTCGTCATTGGATTAAACAAGAAAATAATCGACGGCATTCTTAA
- a CDS encoding PCYCGC motif-containing (lipo)protein, with protein sequence MKKRLMLILLAMTFVVAACGQKADTDHEKDHLEVGQHKQLPNGDLQEVTASAAELPAFLDDKSKEMRLVYQVAGTATDILDYMPCYCGCGDSAGHESNTNCFVDEVREDGSVVWDDHGTRCQVCLEIAVQSVKMTQEGKTLTEVRNFIDETYKEGYAQPTDTKMPS encoded by the coding sequence ATGAAAAAACGATTAATGCTCATTTTGCTTGCTATGACATTTGTTGTTGCAGCGTGTGGTCAGAAAGCTGATACAGACCATGAAAAAGACCATTTGGAAGTCGGACAACACAAGCAATTACCAAATGGTGACTTGCAGGAAGTAACGGCGTCTGCCGCTGAATTACCAGCATTCCTAGATGATAAGTCAAAAGAAATGCGCCTTGTCTACCAAGTTGCGGGGACAGCAACGGATATTCTTGACTATATGCCATGCTATTGTGGCTGTGGCGATAGTGCGGGTCATGAAAGTAACACAAACTGTTTCGTTGATGAGGTTCGTGAAGATGGATCTGTCGTGTGGGACGACCACGGAACACGTTGCCAAGTTTGTCTTGAAATTGCGGTACAATCTGTAAAGATGACGCAAGAAGGAAAAACGTTAACAGAAGTACGTAATTTTATTGATGAAACCTATAAAGAAGGCTATGCACAACCAACAGATACAAAGATGCCGTCTTAA
- a CDS encoding DUF3298 and DUF4163 domain-containing protein, whose product MKKLNKLKKDYSETEIPSELEDIVNASINKAKASRKKRPVFKQWAIGAAAAAALFLGSINMSPSFAQAMANVPVLGTFVNVLTVQQLTVDKETYQADVSTPAIEGLSNKELQATLNNKYIEENKVLFEQFEKDVAELEKAGGGHMGVDSGYEVLTDNDQLLSIARYEVNTVASSSTIMKYDTIDKQNNVLITLPSLFKDDTYVETISAYIAGEMERKMAEDENNIYFLNSEFAEDFQTIKLDQSFYITDTNKLVISFDKYEIAPGYMGIQTFEIPTDILKNHLVGDTYIK is encoded by the coding sequence ATGAAAAAGTTAAATAAGCTGAAAAAAGATTATAGTGAAACAGAAATCCCGTCCGAGTTAGAGGATATTGTGAATGCATCTATCAACAAGGCAAAGGCTTCACGCAAAAAACGTCCCGTTTTTAAACAGTGGGCAATCGGTGCCGCTGCAGCAGCTGCTCTTTTTCTAGGAAGTATCAATATGAGTCCATCCTTTGCACAGGCAATGGCCAATGTTCCCGTACTCGGCACATTCGTCAACGTCTTAACCGTGCAACAATTGACAGTGGACAAAGAAACGTATCAAGCGGATGTCTCGACACCTGCAATTGAAGGGTTGAGCAATAAAGAATTACAAGCTACTTTAAACAATAAGTATATAGAAGAAAACAAAGTGCTTTTCGAACAGTTTGAAAAAGATGTTGCAGAATTAGAGAAGGCTGGCGGCGGTCATATGGGCGTAGACTCGGGTTATGAAGTATTGACCGATAACGACCAACTACTATCGATTGCTCGTTACGAAGTGAACACAGTCGCATCTTCTTCTACTATTATGAAGTATGACACGATTGATAAGCAAAATAATGTGTTAATCACATTGCCAAGTCTTTTTAAAGATGACACATACGTCGAAACAATTAGTGCTTATATAGCAGGTGAGATGGAGCGAAAAATGGCAGAAGACGAAAATAACATCTACTTTTTGAATTCTGAGTTTGCAGAGGACTTCCAAACAATCAAATTGGATCAGTCTTTCTATATTACCGACACGAACAAACTAGTTATTTCATTCGACAAATACGAAATAGCTCCTGGTTATATGGGCATCCAAACATTTGAAATCCCAACAGACATTTTGAAAAACCATCTTGTAGGCGATACGTATATTAAATAA
- a CDS encoding RNA polymerase sigma factor: MTKNEKFELVEKFIVENREAHYRLAYSYVRNKENALDIVQDAIVKALHSVDRLDELSFLKTWFYRIVVNTAIDFIRKHQRVTVMDDDILGSFLPQQKDEFTDIDLQNAIDQLPPKYKTLIILRFFEDLKIEEIAEVTGDNINTVKTRLYAALKKLRIEVGEEFRL, translated from the coding sequence ATGACAAAAAATGAGAAGTTTGAACTTGTTGAAAAATTTATAGTTGAAAACCGTGAAGCCCATTATCGGCTAGCATATAGCTATGTACGCAATAAAGAAAATGCGCTCGATATTGTACAAGATGCCATTGTAAAGGCACTACATTCAGTGGATCGACTCGATGAGTTAAGCTTTTTGAAAACATGGTTTTATCGGATAGTCGTCAATACGGCGATTGATTTTATCCGCAAGCATCAGCGGGTAACTGTGATGGACGATGACATTCTCGGTAGCTTTTTACCGCAACAGAAAGATGAATTTACGGATATAGACTTGCAAAACGCCATTGACCAGCTACCGCCGAAATACAAGACGCTTATCATTCTTCGATTTTTCGAGGATTTGAAAATCGAAGAGATTGCCGAAGTGACGGGCGACAATATCAATACAGTCAAGACGAGATTATATGCGGCATTGAAGAAATTACGTATTGAAGTTGGGGAGGAATTTAGATTATGA
- a CDS encoding Dph6-related ATP pyrophosphatase produces MKDIPFVASWSGGKDSAMAYYRALQAGGIPQRLWTMFEEDKERSKSHALPFAVVEAQAEKLGVPLMIRGASWSSYEAQFLDAMQACKKLDIDHAVFGDIDLEDHLQWVQKTCAKVDMKAVHPLWLEPRRSLLEEFVAAGFEAYIVVVNTKMMPAHFIGRKFTIELMDELDALGIDSCGESGEFHTVVVDGPIFTERVPVVFSRQHERDSYVFLDVTLS; encoded by the coding sequence ATGAAGGATATACCATTTGTTGCATCATGGAGCGGTGGGAAAGATTCTGCAATGGCGTATTATCGGGCGCTACAAGCAGGAGGTATTCCGCAACGGTTGTGGACAATGTTTGAGGAGGATAAAGAGCGGTCAAAATCGCATGCACTACCTTTTGCGGTTGTTGAGGCACAGGCAGAAAAGTTAGGCGTGCCATTGATGATTCGGGGAGCGAGCTGGAGTAGCTATGAGGCGCAGTTTTTGGATGCCATGCAAGCATGCAAAAAGTTGGACATTGACCATGCTGTTTTCGGAGATATCGATCTTGAAGATCATTTACAATGGGTACAGAAAACCTGTGCAAAGGTTGACATGAAGGCGGTACATCCATTATGGCTAGAGCCCCGTCGTAGCTTGTTAGAGGAATTTGTGGCAGCGGGATTCGAGGCCTATATTGTTGTGGTCAATACAAAAATGATGCCAGCACATTTCATTGGCCGCAAATTTACTATTGAACTGATGGATGAATTGGATGCACTCGGCATTGATTCGTGTGGAGAATCTGGTGAATTCCATACGGTTGTTGTGGATGGACCGATTTTCACTGAACGTGTGCCTGTTGTGTTTTCGAGGCAGCATGAACGGGATAGCTATGTGTTTTTGGACGTGACACTAAGCTAA
- the mgrA gene encoding L-glyceraldehyde 3-phosphate reductase has translation MYIADDKRYENMIYRNVGNSGLKLPAISLGLWTNFGDVDVFENYRAMVRKSFDLGITHFDLANNYGPPAGSAEENFGRILKKDFKSYRDEMIISTKAGYYMWPGPYGDGGSKKYIMSSMDQSLRRLGVDYVDIFYSHRPDPDTPLEETAGALDLLVRQGKALYIGISNYTAQQTRDISKLFSDMKTPFIIHQPSYSLFNRWIEDGLKDVLVEKQLGAIAFSPLAQGLLTNRYIHGIPEDSRANRTTNPFLNKANVEVTIDKVKQLNEVANGRNQTLAEMAIAWILRDGIVTSVLIGASRVSQIEENVKALQNIEFSKEELAAIDEILAK, from the coding sequence ATGTATATTGCAGATGACAAGCGGTATGAGAATATGATTTATCGAAACGTCGGAAACAGTGGCTTAAAATTGCCTGCTATTTCACTTGGTTTATGGACTAACTTTGGTGATGTTGATGTATTTGAAAATTACCGTGCCATGGTTCGGAAATCCTTTGATTTAGGAATTACTCATTTTGACCTCGCAAATAATTACGGGCCTCCTGCAGGAAGTGCGGAGGAAAACTTTGGTCGGATTCTGAAGAAGGATTTTAAAAGTTATCGTGATGAAATGATTATATCTACTAAAGCTGGATATTATATGTGGCCAGGGCCGTACGGGGACGGGGGTTCTAAGAAATATATTATGTCTAGTATGGATCAAAGCTTGCGTAGATTAGGGGTAGACTATGTGGATATCTTCTATTCACATCGTCCAGATCCGGATACTCCTTTGGAGGAAACAGCCGGAGCGTTAGATTTGCTAGTCAGGCAAGGAAAGGCTCTCTATATAGGCATTTCAAATTATACGGCACAGCAAACAAGAGACATCAGTAAACTATTTTCTGACATGAAGACCCCATTTATTATCCACCAACCTTCGTATAGCCTATTTAATCGATGGATTGAAGATGGCTTAAAGGATGTTTTAGTAGAAAAGCAATTGGGGGCTATTGCCTTTAGTCCATTGGCGCAAGGATTACTAACCAATCGTTACATACACGGTATTCCGGAAGATTCACGTGCAAACCGAACGACAAATCCTTTCCTAAATAAGGCCAACGTAGAAGTGACAATTGACAAGGTGAAACAATTAAATGAGGTAGCGAATGGTAGAAATCAAACATTAGCTGAAATGGCGATTGCTTGGATTTTACGTGATGGTATTGTAACGAGTGTCTTAATTGGTGCAAGTCGAGTGAGTCAGATTGAGGAAAATGTGAAAGCGTTGCAAAATATTGAGTTTAGTAAAGAAGAATTAGCTGCGATTGATGAAATTTTGGCGAAGTGA
- a CDS encoding acetylxylan esterase, with protein MKAAQIMNEYKGYMGQGEKPVDFDHFWDNELKKLDELSLGYELEKVEIPSKIAEFYNLYFIGVNGAKIRCQYIRPKHIQGKVPGMLMFHGYHGDSGDFTDKLSWVAEGYAVLAMDCRGQGGLSEDNTVAKGTALKGFIIRGVEEGPKKLYYRQVFLDTVQTARILMSMDEVDEQSIVAQGASQGGALSLVCAALEPRIKKVLAQYPFLSDYRKTFEFDISASAYEELHYWFRFRDPMHEREEEFFRTLEYIDLQHLAPRIKAEVKWAIGLEDGVCFPATQFAVYNKINAKKEMIVFPEYGHEYLPKLGDKVRRFFVNE; from the coding sequence ATGAAAGCAGCTCAAATAATGAATGAATATAAGGGGTATATGGGGCAAGGAGAAAAACCTGTTGATTTTGATCACTTTTGGGATAATGAACTAAAAAAACTTGATGAACTATCATTGGGTTATGAGTTGGAAAAGGTAGAAATCCCTTCAAAGATTGCTGAATTTTATAATTTATATTTTATCGGTGTGAATGGTGCGAAAATAAGATGTCAATATATTAGACCTAAACATATTCAAGGTAAAGTACCGGGCATGCTAATGTTCCATGGCTATCATGGAGATAGTGGGGACTTTACTGACAAGCTGTCCTGGGTAGCGGAAGGTTATGCTGTATTGGCGATGGATTGTCGAGGACAGGGAGGATTGTCAGAGGATAATACCGTTGCCAAAGGAACAGCACTTAAGGGCTTCATTATCCGGGGAGTTGAGGAAGGTCCAAAAAAGTTATACTATCGTCAAGTTTTCTTGGACACAGTTCAAACGGCGAGAATCTTAATGTCAATGGATGAAGTAGATGAACAATCCATAGTTGCCCAAGGTGCTTCTCAAGGCGGTGCATTGTCGTTAGTATGTGCTGCATTAGAGCCGAGGATAAAAAAAGTGCTAGCGCAATATCCATTTTTAAGTGATTATCGCAAAACATTTGAATTTGATATTAGTGCCTCTGCCTATGAAGAACTACATTATTGGTTTAGATTTCGTGACCCTATGCACGAAAGGGAAGAAGAATTTTTCCGTACATTAGAATATATTGACCTTCAACATCTTGCCCCGCGCATAAAAGCAGAAGTGAAATGGGCAATTGGTTTAGAAGACGGCGTCTGTTTCCCAGCTACACAATTCGCTGTGTATAACAAAATCAATGCTAAAAAAGAAATGATTGTGTTCCCAGAATACGGGCATGAATATTTGCCGAAATTAGGAGATAAGGTTAGGAGGTTTTTTGTGAATGAATGA
- a CDS encoding alpha-galactosidase — MNDNFQMIKVNDLTKEFHLTNGKISYLFRVIQNNGQLEHLYFGKSMRHRDHFDYLTEREVRPSNNQFEGDHTSSMEHIKQEYPTFGATDFRHPAQQIRYPKGDRITDFRYEQHKSYHGKPALTGLPATYVEDSTEAETLEIILQDTYSELKLHLFYTVFADYSAIARSAKYVNHGAETFSLEAAMSASIDFPDKNFELVHLNGAWARENQMERTPIITGTQSVSSARGASSHVHNPFMALVRPDTTEHHGEVYGFSLIYSGNFLAQVEIDTYQVTRAMIGINPFEFSWQLKPQEVFQTPEAVMVYAEHGLNDMSQTFHNLYRKRLARGEWRDKERPILVNNWEATYFDFNEEKILDIAKTGAELGMELFVLDDGWFGERHDDTSSLGDWFENRDKLPDGIKGLSTKVKQLNIKFGLWFEPEMICKDTKLFQEHPDWIMQVPGKSVSHGRNQFVLDFSRQEVVDHIFEQMDAILVDGNVDYIKWDMNRYISEAYSLALPAEQQGEVYHRYILGVYRLYERLIEKYPHILFESCAGGGARFDPGMLYYAPQAWASDDTDAVERLKIQYGTSLVYPLSSMGSHVSAVPNHQVGRMTSLEMRTNVAYFGTFGYELDITLLSDEEKEQVKRDIVFFKKHRKLFQQGQFIRLSSPFTSNETAWMVVSEDQSEAIVGYYEVLAKPNRPYERLVLKGLAEDKLYRINDSDVSRFGDDLMQIGLLFGENFIGKASEYWAKEKIKDFNSKLFHLKAITE, encoded by the coding sequence ATGAATGATAACTTTCAAATGATTAAGGTGAATGACCTTACCAAAGAATTTCATTTAACGAACGGGAAAATCAGTTACCTATTTCGAGTGATTCAAAATAATGGGCAATTAGAGCATTTGTATTTTGGGAAAAGTATGCGCCATCGAGACCACTTTGATTATTTAACAGAAAGAGAAGTTCGTCCTTCCAATAATCAATTCGAGGGTGATCATACATCCTCCATGGAGCATATTAAACAGGAATATCCTACTTTTGGGGCAACAGATTTTCGTCATCCAGCACAACAAATCCGTTATCCTAAAGGGGATCGAATTACCGATTTTCGATATGAACAGCATAAGTCTTATCATGGAAAACCAGCTTTAACAGGATTACCTGCAACGTATGTTGAAGATTCTACAGAAGCAGAGACGCTAGAAATTATTCTTCAAGATACATATTCTGAACTTAAGCTTCATTTGTTTTACACCGTATTTGCTGATTACTCGGCAATTGCTAGAAGTGCGAAGTATGTAAATCATGGTGCGGAAACGTTTAGTTTAGAAGCGGCGATGAGTGCAAGTATTGATTTTCCGGACAAGAATTTTGAATTAGTCCATTTAAATGGTGCGTGGGCTCGCGAAAATCAGATGGAAAGAACGCCGATCATAACAGGAACTCAATCGGTTTCGAGTGCCCGCGGAGCAAGTAGTCATGTCCATAACCCATTTATGGCATTGGTTCGCCCAGACACGACAGAGCATCATGGTGAAGTATACGGTTTTAGTTTAATTTATAGCGGGAATTTTTTAGCTCAAGTGGAAATTGATACGTATCAAGTAACACGAGCAATGATTGGCATTAACCCTTTTGAATTTAGCTGGCAGTTAAAGCCTCAAGAAGTTTTCCAAACACCGGAAGCTGTCATGGTATATGCAGAACATGGGTTGAATGACATGAGTCAGACATTCCATAATTTATATCGAAAAAGACTGGCACGAGGAGAATGGAGAGACAAGGAGCGTCCAATCTTAGTCAATAACTGGGAAGCTACTTATTTTGATTTTAATGAAGAAAAGATCCTTGATATTGCAAAAACGGGCGCAGAATTAGGGATGGAATTATTTGTGTTGGATGATGGTTGGTTTGGAGAGCGTCATGATGATACATCATCTCTCGGTGATTGGTTCGAGAATAGGGACAAGTTGCCGGATGGGATCAAAGGGCTGTCAACAAAAGTTAAACAATTGAACATCAAATTCGGGCTATGGTTTGAACCGGAGATGATTTGCAAAGATACGAAGTTGTTTCAAGAGCACCCTGATTGGATTATGCAAGTACCAGGAAAAAGCGTTTCTCACGGAAGAAATCAGTTCGTCCTAGACTTTTCTCGACAAGAAGTTGTGGATCACATTTTTGAACAGATGGATGCTATTTTAGTTGATGGCAATGTGGACTACATTAAGTGGGATATGAATCGTTATATATCTGAAGCTTATTCCCTAGCATTACCGGCAGAGCAGCAAGGCGAAGTGTATCACCGCTATATTCTAGGGGTGTATCGTTTATATGAAAGATTGATAGAGAAGTATCCACATATCCTTTTTGAATCATGTGCTGGTGGCGGAGCAAGATTTGACCCTGGAATGCTGTACTACGCACCTCAAGCATGGGCAAGTGATGATACAGATGCAGTGGAAAGATTAAAAATTCAATATGGAACATCATTGGTCTATCCTTTATCGAGCATGGGCAGTCATGTATCAGCTGTTCCAAACCATCAGGTGGGTAGGATGACAAGTCTTGAAATGAGGACGAATGTAGCTTATTTCGGAACATTTGGTTATGAATTAGATATTACTTTGCTGTCAGATGAAGAAAAAGAGCAAGTGAAAAGGGATATAGTCTTTTTCAAAAAGCATCGTAAGCTATTCCAGCAAGGACAATTTATTCGCTTAAGTAGTCCATTTACAAGTAATGAAACTGCTTGGATGGTTGTGTCGGAAGACCAATCAGAAGCGATTGTTGGTTATTATGAAGTGTTGGCAAAACCGAATCGTCCATATGAGCGCTTAGTCTTAAAGGGACTAGCAGAAGACAAGCTTTATAGAATTAATGATTCTGACGTGTCAAGATTTGGTGATGATCTTATGCAAATTGGTCTATTATTTGGCGAGAACTTTATTGGTAAAGCGAGTGAGTACTGGGCGAAAGAGAAAATTAAGGACTTTAATAGTAAACTATTTCATTTAAAAGCAATTACAGAATAA
- a CDS encoding glycoside hydrolase family 1 protein, with product MRKFPENFWWGAATSGPQSEGRFNKKHANVFDYWYEVEPEEFYDHVGPDTASNFYHSYAEDIQLMKDINLNSVRTSIQWTRLIDDFETATVNPDGVRYYNAIIDEFIKQGITPVMALHHFDLPVELYHKYGGWESKHVVELFAKFAERCFELFGDRVKDWFTFNEPMVIVDGQYLYQFHYPKLIDGKKAVQVAYNLNLASAKAIQAFRKLDLPQKGARIGTVLNLTPSYPASDHEADIEAGRIADLWRNEMFLNVAVFGEFPAALVELLTKDKVIWESTEEELAILKANTIDVLGVNFYHPSRVKAPDISPNSTANWMPDRYYDSYDMPGRRMNVDKGWEIYPEALYDIAINIRDNYKNIDWFVSENGMGVSQEERFLNEEGVIDDDYRIDFITEHLEWLHKGIEEGSNCFGYHLWTPIDCWSWKNAYRNRYGFISNNIHTQIKTIKKSGHWIKEVSKNNGLK from the coding sequence ATGAGAAAATTCCCGGAAAACTTTTGGTGGGGCGCTGCAACTTCAGGGCCACAAAGTGAAGGACGATTTAATAAGAAACACGCGAACGTTTTTGATTATTGGTATGAGGTTGAACCAGAAGAGTTTTACGACCACGTAGGGCCCGATACAGCTTCTAATTTTTATCATAGTTATGCTGAGGATATTCAATTAATGAAGGACATTAATTTGAATTCTGTCCGTACTTCCATTCAATGGACACGGTTAATAGATGATTTTGAAACAGCTACAGTAAATCCAGATGGCGTCAGGTATTATAATGCGATTATTGATGAATTTATCAAGCAAGGAATTACACCTGTAATGGCATTGCATCATTTTGATTTACCAGTTGAGCTTTACCATAAATATGGTGGTTGGGAATCAAAACATGTTGTGGAGCTGTTTGCAAAGTTTGCTGAAAGATGTTTCGAGTTGTTTGGTGACCGTGTAAAGGATTGGTTTACATTTAACGAGCCGATGGTTATAGTTGATGGGCAATACTTGTATCAATTTCATTATCCGAAGCTAATCGATGGGAAAAAGGCAGTACAAGTTGCGTATAATCTTAACTTAGCGTCAGCAAAGGCTATTCAAGCATTTCGTAAATTAGATCTTCCGCAAAAAGGGGCGCGAATTGGGACTGTTTTAAATCTCACTCCCTCATATCCGGCTAGTGACCATGAGGCGGATATAGAAGCAGGTAGAATTGCCGACCTATGGAGAAATGAAATGTTCTTAAATGTAGCGGTATTTGGGGAATTCCCAGCTGCATTAGTAGAGCTTTTGACAAAAGATAAAGTCATATGGGAGTCAACGGAAGAGGAGTTGGCGATTCTTAAAGCCAATACAATTGATGTGTTGGGTGTGAATTTCTATCATCCATCCCGTGTGAAGGCGCCTGATATTTCACCAAATAGTACAGCTAATTGGATGCCAGATCGTTATTATGATTCTTATGACATGCCTGGAAGACGAATGAATGTCGATAAAGGATGGGAGATCTATCCTGAGGCTTTATATGATATTGCCATTAATATTCGTGATAATTATAAAAATATTGACTGGTTTGTTTCTGAAAATGGAATGGGTGTTTCACAAGAAGAGCGCTTCTTAAATGAAGAGGGCGTTATCGATGATGATTATCGTATTGATTTTATTACAGAGCATTTAGAATGGCTTCATAAGGGGATTGAAGAAGGATCGAATTGCTTCGGTTATCACTTATGGACACCAATTGATTGCTGGTCATGGAAAAATGCGTATCGCAATCGTTACGGATTTATATCCAATAATATTCACACTCAGATTAAAACGATTAAAAAGTCAGGGCATTGGATTAAGGAAGTAAGTAAAAATAATGGACTGAAATAA